From the genome of Nerophis ophidion isolate RoL-2023_Sa linkage group LG25, RoL_Noph_v1.0, whole genome shotgun sequence, one region includes:
- the LOC133542934 gene encoding protein-lysine methyltransferase METTL21C-like isoform X2, which produces MKQEEEEEKEKKDVCERRPGWTPCFFQRADREKYFYVGHDIVVQEALDSYAAMTWPAALALCDYLDSNQQRVSLQDKMVLEIGAGTGLLSIVASLLGAWVTATDLPEVLGNLRFNLSKNTRGRCRHPPQVAPLSWGEELERSYPASIQHYDYILASDVVYHHHFLDQLLATMKHFCQPGTSLIWANKVRVQSDLVFVDSFQKTFQTELLVEDGEMRIFMATCRGEGPARGGRRLP; this is translated from the exons ATGAagcaagaagaggaagaagagaaGGAGAAGAAAG ATGTGTGTGAGAGAAGACCAGGTTGGACGCCATGTTTCTTCCAGAGAGCTGACAGAGAGAAGTACTTTTATGTTGGACATGACATCGTGGTCCAGGAGGCCTTGGACTCTTATGCTGCCATGACCTGGCCTGCG GCGCTGGCTCTGTGTGACTACCTGGACTCTAACCAGCAGCGAGTGAGTCTGCAGGACAAGATGGTGTTGGAGATCGGGGCAGGAACTGGTCTACTGTCCATTGTGGCCTCACTGCTGg GAGCCTGGGTGACGGCCACAGACCTCCCAGAGGTTTTGGGCAACCTGCGTTTCAACCTGAGCAAGAACACCAGGGGGCGCTGCAGACACCCGCCCCAGGTGGCCCCCCTGTCCTGGGGGGAGGAGCTGGAGCGCAGCTACCCCGCCTCCATCCAGCACTACGACTACATCCTGGCCTCCGACGTGGTCTACCACCACCACTTCCTGGACCAGCTGCTGGCCACCATGAAGCACTTCTGCCAGCCGGGCACCAGCCTCATCTGGGCCAACAAGGTGCGGGTGCAGTCCGACCTGGTCTTCGTGGACAGCTTCCAGAAGACCTTTCAGACCGAGCTTCTGGTGGAGGATGGAGAGATGAGGATCTTCATGGCCACCTGCAGGGGGGAGGGGCCGGCCAGGGGAGGGAGGCGGTTGCCGTGA
- the LOC133542934 gene encoding protein-lysine methyltransferase METTL21E-like isoform X1, with translation MMMMMMMMMMMGEWPTLPDAEWTHNSWTRVYKWEWTHNSWTRVYKWEWTHNSWTRVYKWEWTHNSWTRVYKWEWTHNSWTRVYKWEWTHNSWTRVYKWEWTHNSWTRVYKWEWTHNSWTRVDKWEWTHNSWTRVYKWEWTHNSWTRVYKWEWTHNSWTRVYKWEWTHNSTEGSLQGRFSGQDKKCVRSKVDMKQEEEEEKEKKDVCERRPGWTPCFFQRADREKYFYVGHDIVVQEALDSYAAMTWPAALALCDYLDSNQQRVSLQDKMVLEIGAGTGLLSIVASLLGAWVTATDLPEVLGNLRFNLSKNTRGRCRHPPQVAPLSWGEELERSYPASIQHYDYILASDVVYHHHFLDQLLATMKHFCQPGTSLIWANKVRVQSDLVFVDSFQKTFQTELLVEDGEMRIFMATCRGEGPARGGRRLP, from the exons atgatgatgatgatgatgatgatgatgatgatgggggAGTGGCCTACCCTCCCAGATGCGGAGTGGACACACAACTCCTGGACAAGAGTGTACAAGTGGGAGTGGACACACAACTCCTGGACAAGAGTGTACAAGTGGGAGTGGACACACAACTCCTGGACAAGAGTGTACAAGTGGGAGTGGACACACAACTCCTGGACAAGAGTGTACAAGTGGGAGTGGACACACAACTCCTGGACAAGAGTGTACAAGTGGGAGTGGACACACAACTCCTGGACAAGAGTGTACAAGTGGGAGTGGACACACAACTCCTGGACAAGAGTGTACAAGTGGGAGTGGACACACAACTCCTGGACAAGAGTGGACAAGTGGGAGTGGACACACAACTCCTGGACAAGAGTGTACAAGTGGGAGTGGACACACAACTCCTGGACAAGAGTGTACAAGTGGGAGTGGACACACAACTCCTGGACAAGAGTGTACAAGTGGGAATGGACACACAACTCCACAGAAGGCAGCCTGCAAGGTCGCTTCTCAG GACAGGACAAGAAGTGTGTGAGGAGCAAAGTGGACATGAagcaagaagaggaagaagagaaGGAGAAGAAAG ATGTGTGTGAGAGAAGACCAGGTTGGACGCCATGTTTCTTCCAGAGAGCTGACAGAGAGAAGTACTTTTATGTTGGACATGACATCGTGGTCCAGGAGGCCTTGGACTCTTATGCTGCCATGACCTGGCCTGCG GCGCTGGCTCTGTGTGACTACCTGGACTCTAACCAGCAGCGAGTGAGTCTGCAGGACAAGATGGTGTTGGAGATCGGGGCAGGAACTGGTCTACTGTCCATTGTGGCCTCACTGCTGg GAGCCTGGGTGACGGCCACAGACCTCCCAGAGGTTTTGGGCAACCTGCGTTTCAACCTGAGCAAGAACACCAGGGGGCGCTGCAGACACCCGCCCCAGGTGGCCCCCCTGTCCTGGGGGGAGGAGCTGGAGCGCAGCTACCCCGCCTCCATCCAGCACTACGACTACATCCTGGCCTCCGACGTGGTCTACCACCACCACTTCCTGGACCAGCTGCTGGCCACCATGAAGCACTTCTGCCAGCCGGGCACCAGCCTCATCTGGGCCAACAAGGTGCGGGTGCAGTCCGACCTGGTCTTCGTGGACAGCTTCCAGAAGACCTTTCAGACCGAGCTTCTGGTGGAGGATGGAGAGATGAGGATCTTCATGGCCACCTGCAGGGGGGAGGGGCCGGCCAGGGGAGGGAGGCGGTTGCCGTGA